The segment GGGATGTAAGCACCTACAACGATGATGGTGTGTGGAAGTCCAAGGTAGAGGGCAGCAGTCGCGCCGCGCACGCCGGTGGTACGAAGGCCGAGCAGCAGGCAGTCGGCAAGAAGATGGCCCAAGAGCGCGGGGTGGAACACACCATTCGTAAGCTCGACGGCACCGTCGGTGAGAAGAATTCGTACGGCAACGACCCGAATCCGCCTAGGGGCTAACAGCGGACCATAACATCGAATTTTGTTCGATTGCTCCTAGCGCAGGCGATCTGCACCGCTGTGCGGTCGAGGGTTATCTATCTTCCCTTGTGCCGCCAAAGCTGCTTATGTCGATCGCGGCCGCCAAGCCCCGCGGCCGGAAGCGCTGCACCTCCTGGGCCGCCAGGAACGTCGGGATCGCCCGGAGCACATGCCGTTCCAGCCGGGTCCATACATCGCTGCCGACGCGGACCTCCTCGGCGATGTCTCGACAAGCACCTGCCGCGGCGGGGTCGTCACCGGATTGGGCCGGCAGCAGCAGAAGTTGGCGGTCACGTTCGATCTGGACGCGGATTTGAGTGCGGACATCGTCGAGCCACAGCGGCATGTCTGCCTGCCAGTCGACGGTGCCGACATCGCGCACGGTGTCGGAGAGCCGTTCACGCAGGCTCGCCGAGAGACCGCGTGCGGTGTGGGTGGCCTGACGAGCCGATTCCAGCGCCTTGTCGAATTCACCTGACTGCATCTGAATCTCTACCAATAGCTTTAAGGCCAAGGCACGGTCGGCGACATCGGTGTTGAGGGCTTGTAGATACAGCAGGATGGCTTCGTCGGTGGCGGTGATCGCCGCGCCCGACTCCCCGTCGACTATGCGAATCAGACGGAACCGGAATACGTCGGGTTCAGGGTATTCGCTTGCAACATCGCAGTGCATCCAGGTGGCGTCGTGTGGTCGGCCATCGTTGAAAAGTGCGTTGAACACCAGCCGGGCGACCTTGGTGTAGGGGCGAGCGGGGTCGCTGGGATTCATCCTACGAGCGGCTTGAGCGAGGTGATCGGTAGCTGCGTCGAGACCGACCGTGCCCTCCAAGCTCGCCTGGTTGTGGACGACGTAGTCGACCAGGCGCAGGCCAATTGCGCGAAATCATAACCACGGTGGTCGATATCGGCGCGCGGGCCGGCCCGGTTCAGCAACTCGAACACTGGTCCGAGCAGTTGAAGTATCTTCCACCGGTCCCTGAGATCGGTGCTATTTGCCATTGCCCCCTACCTGCCCTGCTGCCCGATTAGACACCATAGGAGTGACACGTGTGACCTATTGGCCTGAGCGACCCGAACTGGCACCTGGTGCGACCGACAATGAGGTGCTTGTAGCACTCGGACTCATCTTTCTCACTTGTCGGAAATTCTCCATATGCGGCCATACAGGTCAATATGAACGCGAGCTCAAACCGAGCACCGCAGCGCGGTCGAGGCGCATTGATTCTTTATGCGGTGCTCCAAGTCGTCCGACAGGCACGGAGCGGGAGAGCCCGACGTAATACGTTGTTATCGGCGGTGCGGCTGAGCGTCCTAGCGAATGCTTGGATCGAGATGGCCCCTCTTGGCAGGAACCGATTTCGGCTACATCAGCGGGTGAGGGCGTCTGCGAGGTCATCGGGGATCGGCATGGGCGTCATGAGGCCGGCAGCGGCGCGGCCGGTGTTGCCGACGGGGTAACGCCCCATGACTGAGCCGGGGGCGGCAACAATGAGGCGGACCACTTGGCCGAACGCTTCACGGCGGTCACGTTGGCGTAGCGCCAGCGCCAGCATGGCGGCGTGATTGCAGGTGTGGCGCCAGGGATCTGGTTGTGACAGGATATGCGCTCGCTCCAGGTGTTGCCAGCGCGTCGCCGCGTCCGTTGCGCGCATGGCGGCCGCCATTTCGTCTCGGTAGATCCGATCGGCCTGGGGGCTGATCCGTGGCATGGACTCTCCTGTCGGTCGCCGGTTTGCCCGTTACGGCAAGTTGGCGCGGTTGACGGCGGTCGCTGACGTGTCGGGTGCGCAGCAGCCACATCCGTGTACACCGCATGCGGGGTTGTCGGTAAGTTCAAGACTGAGTGCGATTGCTGCGGTTGGTGTGGGAGACACCGGCCCGCAGCAGGTGGCATCGAGGTGGGTGGGCGCTGGCCCGATGTCCACGGAGTGTGCGGTGGATATGTGTGGGGCTGTTGTCACGCCGGGCAGGGTGTGGGTGCGTGCTGCGCGGATGGCGTTGAGGATGACCAGGACTTCGGCGAACTCGTGGATGAAAACCACCGTGGCCAAGCCGAGGATTCCGAGGGCTGCCAGCGGTATGAGGATCGTGATGATGGCCAGGGAGATCGCGATGTTCTGCATCATGATTCGCCGGGCGCGACGTGAGTGCGCGAGTACCTGGGGTAGGTGTCGGAGGTCTTCGCCCATGAGGGCGACGTCGGCGGTTTCAATGGCAACGTCGGTGCCCATCGCTCCCATGGCGATGCCGATGTCGGCGGTGGCCAAGGCGGGTGCATCGTTGACGCCGTCGCCGACCATGGCGATGGGCCGCCCCTTGGCCAAGCCGGACAGCAGGGCGGCCTTGTCTTCGGGCAGTAGTTCTGAATGCACGGCGGTGATGCCGGCATCTGCCGCGACGGCCTCAGCGGTGCGGCTGTTGTCACCGGTGAGCATTGCCACCGTGATACCCAAGTCTTTCAACAGGTTGACGGCCTCGGCGGCTTCGGGTCGCAGCTCATCGCGCACCGCGATTGCGGCGACGGTGAGGTCATCGCGTGCGAGGACCACTACGGTGGCACCGGCGGTCTGCAAACGCGCAATGTCACCGGCGAGTGCGCCGGGCGGGACCCACGACGGCTTACCGAGGCGCAACCGGCGACCGTCGAGGGTGCCGTGCAGGCCGTGCCCGGGCACGGCGATGACGTCGGTGGCGATCTTTGTGTCACCGGCGGCGTTCAGGATCGCCTGTGCCAGTGGGTGTTCGCTGCGGGCCTCCAGTGCTGCGGCGAGGATCAAGGCTTCAGTGCGGCCGACTTCGGGCAGGGTGATGACCTCGACGACTTTGGGCTGATTGCGGGTGAGGGTGCCGGTCTTGTCCAGGGCAATGACTTTGATGCGCCCCAACTCTTCAACGGCCGCACCACCTTTGATGAGAGCACCTTGGCGGCTGGCGGCTCCGATGGCCGCGACCACGGTCAGCGGGACGGCGATCGCCAGGGCGCATGGGGACGCGGCAACCAGCACGACGAGCGCCCGCTCCAGCCACAGCATGGGGTCGCCGAGTACCGCGCCTGCTGCGGCAACCAGGGCGGAGAGGGCCATGATCGCCGGGACCAGTGGGCGGGCGATCCGGTCGGCCAGCCGTTGGCCGGCGCCTTTGCGTTCCTGGGCTTCTTCGACGATGTGGACGATGCGTGCCAGCGAGCTGTCGGCGGCCACGGCACTGACTTCGACTTCGATGGCTCCGCCGCCGTTGATCGCCCCGGCGAACACCGGGCTGGCCGGTCCGGCTTCGACCGGGACTGATTCACCGGTGATCGCCGAGAGATCCAGGCTCGTGTGACCGGACCGGATGGTGCCGTCGGTGGCGGCTCGCTCGCCAGGACGGATTACCATGATGTCGCCGACAACGAGATCATCTGGTGATACTGAGGTTTCGGTGCCGTCGCGGAGCACCGAGACCTTGGGCGGTACCAGCGACAGCAGGGAGCGCAGCCCACGGCGGGTCCGGGCGACGGCGTAGTGTTCCAGGCCTTCGGCGACCGAGAACAAGATGCTCAGCAGCGCGGCCTCGGCGAACTGGCCCAGCGCGACCGCGCCGACCGCGGCGATCGTCATCAACGTGCCCACGCCGATGCGCCCGTGTCTCAGGTTGCGCAGAGCACTGGGCACGAATGTGCTCGCGGCGGCACAGACCGCAGCCAACTCGACTGCCGCGACCACACCGTGAGAAGTGAATTGCCCGATGGCCCATCCCGCGGCCAGTAGGACCGCGCCCAGCGTCGCGAGCTGCAACTCACGGACCTGCCAAAGCTTTTCCGGTTCGGCGTCGGGTTCGGTAGCGGGCTGGGGTCCGCAGCATGCATCAGACACAATCTGTCTCCCTCTCAGCAACCACGCCGGGGAGCACCGCGGCTGTCAGTGCGCGTCCCCGGTCGGTCAGTCGATACATCACCAGCTTGCCCTGGCGGCGCGAGGACACCAGGGCGGCATTTTTGAGCTGGCGCAGGTGATGTGACACCAAGCCTTGCGACAGCCCGATGATCCACGCCATGTCGCAGACACACAGCTCGTCGCCGACCGAGAGCGCGACGGTAAGAGATAGCCGGGTGGGATCAGCCAAGCCGCGGGCTGCGGCTGCGGCCGCTTGCACGGTGGCGCTGTCGGGCACCGTGGCGCGAATCTGCTCGGCGTGAGGCAGGTCTAAGCAGAGAAGATCGCAGGTGTCCACCGGCTCGGTCATAGTCACATAATAAAGTATGTTGATATGAACACGGAAGAGCTGGCGCCCGGCCTTTCTGGCGATCTGCCGCCCGTTGTCGGGCGGGAGTGGTCGGCCCTGGCGTGAACACGCGGCACATGTGGTATGGATTCCGCCGACGGAGGCTGTTTGCGACACTCCTACTAATCTACGTAGTGTCTCAGTAGATAGTTTCACTGATGAGCCTGCGGGCTGATCGGTGCACAGGAAGGTGGCACTCGGATGTTCCAGACCGCAGACATCGCGGGGTCCAGCGCAGCGCCTACTCCGATAGCGGCGCAGCGTCGGTGTGCGGGACTGTCGCCAACGGCAACGATGATCGCTGACCGAACTGACACCGAACCGAGCAGCACTGCGCCCGCGGTGCGACAGCAGGAACTGGGTTGACGGACCACCTGGTGAGCGTGACCGGCGCAGACCTCGCCGTCGGCAACCCAGGGCGCTGAGTCGACATGACGCGAAACCTCCTGGGCCACCTGCGCAGGCTGTGGCGTAGGCTCACCTCGATGGGTACCGCCCTGGTGCTCTTGTTCCTGCTGGCGTTGGCGGCGATACCGGGCGCATTGTGGCCCCAGCGCCCTGTCAACCCGACGACGGTCGCGCGCTATATCGCCGACAACCCCCGGGCCGGGCCCTGGCTGGATCGGTTTCAGGTGTTCGACGTGTTCTCCAGCATGTGGTTCACATCGATCTACCTTCTGCTGTTTGTCTCACTAATCGGTTGCCTGACACCTCGATTGACCGACTACGCCCGCAGTGCGAAAGCAATCCCGGTCCCCGCGCCGCGTAACCTGTCGCGACTGCCCAAGTATCGCAGCGTCCTGGCCGCAGGCGATCCGGGCGACCGCGCACGCGACATTCATGCCGCGTTGCGCGGGTGGCGCAGAGTCATCCGTCGCCGAGGCGACGACACTATCGAGATCGCAGCAGAACGCGGGTACCTGCGCGAAGCCGGGAACCTCGCTTTCCACTTCTCACTGATCGGCCTGCTGGTGTCGCTGGCCGCCGGCAAGCTCTACGGCTACGAGGGCAATGTCATCGTCATCGCCGACGGCGGCCCGGGGTTCTGTTCTGCTTCTGCCGCCGCTTTCGACGCATTCCGGCCGGGCACGACAGTCGACGGCACGGAGCTGTTCCCGATGTGCGTGCGCGTCAATGGCTTCACGGCGGATTTTCTGCCCAACGGCCAGGCCGTGGGATTCGCTGCCGATATCGACTACCAAGCCGAGGATGAACTCACTGCCAACGTCTGGCAGCCCTACCGATTGCAGGTCAATGATCCGCTCCGGGTTGGTGGGGTGCGGTTGTACCTGCTCGGGCACGGATACGCCCCGACGTTCACCGTGACGTTCCCCGACGGGCAG is part of the Mycobacterium adipatum genome and harbors:
- a CDS encoding DUF2188 domain-containing protein — its product is MAKGDVSTYNDDGVWKSKVEGSSRAAHAGGTKAEQQAVGKKMAQERGVEHTIRKLDGTVGEKNSYGNDPNPPRG
- a CDS encoding DUF3703 domain-containing protein; the encoded protein is MPRISPQADRIYRDEMAAAMRATDAATRWQHLERAHILSQPDPWRHTCNHAAMLALALRQRDRREAFGQVVRLIVAAPGSVMGRYPVGNTGRAAAGLMTPMPIPDDLADALTR
- a CDS encoding heavy metal translocating P-type ATPase, with translation MSDACCGPQPATEPDAEPEKLWQVRELQLATLGAVLLAAGWAIGQFTSHGVVAAVELAAVCAAASTFVPSALRNLRHGRIGVGTLMTIAAVGAVALGQFAEAALLSILFSVAEGLEHYAVARTRRGLRSLLSLVPPKVSVLRDGTETSVSPDDLVVGDIMVIRPGERAATDGTIRSGHTSLDLSAITGESVPVEAGPASPVFAGAINGGGAIEVEVSAVAADSSLARIVHIVEEAQERKGAGQRLADRIARPLVPAIMALSALVAAAGAVLGDPMLWLERALVVLVAASPCALAIAVPLTVVAAIGAASRQGALIKGGAAVEELGRIKVIALDKTGTLTRNQPKVVEVITLPEVGRTEALILAAALEARSEHPLAQAILNAAGDTKIATDVIAVPGHGLHGTLDGRRLRLGKPSWVPPGALAGDIARLQTAGATVVVLARDDLTVAAIAVRDELRPEAAEAVNLLKDLGITVAMLTGDNSRTAEAVAADAGITAVHSELLPEDKAALLSGLAKGRPIAMVGDGVNDAPALATADIGIAMGAMGTDVAIETADVALMGEDLRHLPQVLAHSRRARRIMMQNIAISLAIITILIPLAALGILGLATVVFIHEFAEVLVILNAIRAARTHTLPGVTTAPHISTAHSVDIGPAPTHLDATCCGPVSPTPTAAIALSLELTDNPACGVHGCGCCAPDTSATAVNRANLP
- a CDS encoding ArsR/SmtB family transcription factor; protein product: MTEPVDTCDLLCLDLPHAEQIRATVPDSATVQAAAAAARGLADPTRLSLTVALSVGDELCVCDMAWIIGLSQGLVSHHLRQLKNAALVSSRRQGKLVMYRLTDRGRALTAAVLPGVVAERETDCV
- the resB gene encoding cytochrome c biogenesis protein ResB, which codes for MTRNLLGHLRRLWRRLTSMGTALVLLFLLALAAIPGALWPQRPVNPTTVARYIADNPRAGPWLDRFQVFDVFSSMWFTSIYLLLFVSLIGCLTPRLTDYARSAKAIPVPAPRNLSRLPKYRSVLAAGDPGDRARDIHAALRGWRRVIRRRGDDTIEIAAERGYLREAGNLAFHFSLIGLLVSLAAGKLYGYEGNVIVIADGGPGFCSASAAAFDAFRPGTTVDGTELFPMCVRVNGFTADFLPNGQAVGFAADIDYQAEDELTANVWQPYRLQVNDPLRVGGVRLYLLGHGYAPTFTVTFPDGQSRTQTLQWQPEDLQTLLSSGAMRFDPPARSFPDADERRKNQIAIEGLLAPTEQLDGTLLSSAFPAANDPAVAVDIYKGDTGMDSGRPQSIFALDPRMVGQGRLERMERVNLRLGEHVRLQDGTIVRFDAVTDFVSLQLSYDPAQIWVLVFAMTMMTGLLISLIIRRRRVWVKIVHSDSSGLLCIELGGLARTDNAGWGEDFDRLVTRLVPDARDAAQADAHDVADTPR